The Constrictibacter sp. MBR-5 region CCTCGGGCGTGAGGAGCGGGTAGCCGTTGTGCGTCGCATAGTTGACGAACGATGCCACGAGGACGAGCGCCCCCGCTGCGGTCACCCGTAGTGGTGTCTCCTGCATCGACGTCGGACGGCCGGGCGGATCTCCGGTCACGCAATATCTCCAGATGTCATCGGCGCGGCGGGACGGGGTGCCTCCCGAGGCGAACATCGTCGGCGCCCATGCCTAAAAAAGGTTGAACGGACGCATCGCCTCCGGTGTGAGGACCGCACCGAAAGGCCGGCGATACGTCGACCGGTTGCCGCTTTCCGCAACCAAAGCGCGCTTTTGCGCCGGCTTAACGACCCGTTCACCTCCCTCGCCGAAGGTCGGAGACCAGCAACGGAGGACTGTGCATTGACGCGGATCGTCTACGACTCTGCACTCGTGATCGCGATCGTACTGGCATCGACGCAGCCGTCGCATGCCTATCTCGATCCCGGCACGGGCAGCATCGTACTGCAGGCCGTGATGGGGGCTGTCGCGTGCGGCCTGGTGCTCGGGCGCAGCTATCTCGCCCGGATCAGGGACCGGTTTCAGCAGTCGGCCGCCTGGCTCAAATCCTTCGGACGCCGCGCCCCGGAATGAGCGTGCTTCAGGCCGATCCCGCCTCGTTCCGCGACCCGGGCGGCCGCGTCTTCCTGCAGGGTCCGCGCGTACTGCGGGCGGTGATGCGCCCCAACGCGGCCGCCTACGAGGCGGCGCACGCCACCGACCTGTACGAGCGTCTCGCGGCGGACGGACTGCTGCTGCCGTCGCGCGAGATCGCCCTCGATGACCTCGCTCCGCATGCGGACAGTGCCGTGCACGCGCTCGAGCATCCGCGCATTCCCTTCGTCTCCTATCCGTACGAATGGAGCTTCTCGGTCCACCGCGCGGCGGCTCTGCTGCATCTCGACCTGCATCTTGCGGCACTGAAATCCGGTTTCACGCTCAGTGACGCCACGGCCTACAATGTGCAGTTCGAGGGCACGAAGCCGGTCTTCATCGACCACCTCTCGCTGCGCCCCTATCGCGACGGCGAGTTCTGGACCGGCCATCGCCAGTTCTGCATGCAGTTCCTGAACCCGCTGCTGTTCTGGAGCGCTTTCGGCAGCGCCCCAAACGCGTGGTTCCGCGGCAGCCTGGACGGGATTGCGCCGGAAGACATCGCGCCGCTGCTGCCGCTGCGCAGAAAGCTGTCCTGGACCGTCTTCAGCCATGTCGTCGCTCAGGCCTCGCTGCAGCGCCGGGCGATCGGCCGGAAGCCTTCCCGGGCGGGGCTGCATCAGGGCCGGCTGCCGAAGGCGGCGTTCGAAGGTCTGCTGTCCGGATTGCGCAACCACATCGCCGGCCTGAAGCCGCCGTCCGGCCGTACCGTCTGGTCGGACTATGCCGGCGCCAACAGCTACAGCGACGCCCAGGCCGCGGAAAAGCGCAGGTTCGTCCAGGAGATGGTGGCGGCGGTCCGGCCCGGCATGCTGTTCGATCTCGGCTGCAACTCCGGCGACTATTCGGCTGCGGCGCTCGATGCCGGTGCCGGCTACGTCGTCGGGTTCGACTACGACCACGCCGCGCTCGATCGCGCCTTCGACCGGTTCGGCCGGGAGGGGCGGCCGTTCCTGCCGCTCTGGCTGGATGCGGCGAACCCCAGCCCGTCGCAGGGATGGGCACAGGCGGAACGGCGCGGGCTCCGGCAGCGCGGTCCCGCCGACGCGCTCGTCGCCCTCGCCTTCATCCATCACATCGCCATCGGCCGCAACGTGCCGCTTCCGATGGCGCTCGACTGGTTGATGGATCTGGCCCCCGTCGGAGTCGTCGAGTTTCCGCCGAAGACCGACCCGATGGTGCAGCGCCTCCTCGCCCTGCGGGAGGACATCTTTCCGGACTACAACGAGGACGCCTTCCTCGCTGCCCTCGGCGCACGCGCCCGAATCGTCTCGTCGCACCACCTTTCGGCGAACGGACGCCTGCTCGTCTGGTACGACCGCAGGCCGTAAGGCGCGATTGCACCGCAGGCACCACCGGCCTGGCGACTGGGCCCGTGCCGGCCTACTGCGTGGCAACGACGCCGGAGGGACATTAGACTTCCCGCTCGCGGTGGGGAGTTCGGCATGTATTTCGATGCGCGCCTATGGGCGTTCACGGCGGGTCTGCGAGGGCGAATCGCGCTGACGGTGCTGATCGGCGTCCTGGCGGCGGCGACTGGCATCGCGCGGCTGGCGCTGCTCGGCTGGCTGATCGGCCGCATCTATGCCGGCGCACCGACGGGCGAACTCGCCGGCATCGGTGCCGCCATCGTCGCCGTGATCGCGGCGCGCGGCGTGCTGATGTACCTGAAGGAGACGACGGCTCACGCGACGGCCGCGCTGGTGCAGCGCGCGCTGCGGCGGCGCCTGCACGACCACCTCGCCGTCCTCGGCCCCGGCTATGTGGGGCAGGAGCGCAGCGGCGACGTCGCCCTCTCCCTCGTTGACGGCGTCGAGCAGCTGGAGGTCTATTTCGGCGGCTACCTGCCGCAACTCGCCATCGCCGCGCTGACGCCGCTGCTGCTGTTCGCCTTCCTCGCCTTCCTCGACCTGCCGGTGGCGGCGGTGATCCTGATCGCGGCGCTGGCGACGCTGCTGGCGCCGACGGTCTTCCACCGCTGGAACCGGCGCTTCGCGCTGCGCCGCCGCACGGCCTACGGCTCCTTCGCCTCGGACTTCCTGGACGCGATCCAGGGGCTCGGCACCCTCAAGGCCTTCGGGCAGAGCGCGCCGCGCGCCGCCGCCCTCGCCGAGCGGGCGCGCGACGTGTTCCGCACGACGATGTGGGTGCTCGCCAGCAACGCCGCGACGCACGGCATCACGGTGGCGGGCATCGCGCTCGGCACGGCGACCGCACTCGCCCTTGGGGCGCATCGCGTCGCGGCGGGCGAGATGGACCTCGCCGTCCTGCTGGTGATCGTGATGCTCGGCACCGAGGCCTTCCGGCCGCTGCGCGAACTCAGCAACCTGCTGCACTACGGCATGGTCGGGCTGTCGGCGACCGAGGGCATCGCCCGGCTGCTGGACGCGAAGCCGGAGGTGGCTGACCCGCCCGCCCCGGCCCGCCTCGCCGAACCGTTCGAGCCGACCGTCGCCTTCGAGGATGTCTCCTTCGCCTATCCGGGGGGCCGCCGGGCGGCGCACGACGCCCTCTCCTTCCGGGTCGCCGCCGGCGAGCGCGTCGCCATCGTCGGCGCCAGCGGTGCCGGCAAGTCGTCGATCCTGCGCCTGCTGCTGCGGCTCTACGATCCGCAGGGCGGCAGCATCCGCCTGGGCGGCGTCGACCTGCGCGCCCTCGCCCTCGCCGACATCCGCGCCCGCATCGCCGTGGTCAGCCAGGACACGGTCCTGTTCCACGGCACGGTGGAGGAGAACATCCGGCTCGGCCGGCCGGATGCGAGCTGGGCCGAGGTCGAGGCCGCCGCCCGCGCCGCCAATGCGCACGGCTTCGTCTCGGACCTGCCGCAGGGCTATGCGACGCTGGTCGGCGAGCGCGGCGTGCGGCTGTCGGGCGGCCAGCGGCAGCGCATCGCCATCGCCCGCGCCCTGCTGCGCGACGCGCCGATCCTGGTGCTCGACGAGGCGCTGTCCGCCGTCGACGCCGAGAACGAGTGGATCATCCAGGAGGCGCTCGACCGCCTGATGCGCGACCGCACCACGCTGATCTTCGCGCACCGCCTGTCGAGCGTGATCGGCGCCGACCGGATCCTGGTCCTCGACCGCGGCCGCATCGTCGAGACCGGCACGCACGGCGACCTGATGCGCGCCGGCGGGGTCTACGCCACCCTGATGGCGGAGCAGGCCGCCGAGGCGCGCGGCGCCGACTCCGGTTCGGTGCGCGCGCCGCTCGCCGACTTACCCACGGCTGCACGGCAGGAGCCGGAGGAGACGGAGACCGACTCGATCCTCGCGGCGCACGACATGGGCACGCTGGCCGTCTTCCGCGAATTGCTGCGCCTCGTGGCCCCGTGGAAGGGGAAGCTGATCGGGGCGCTGGTTCTCGGCATCCTGCGGGTCGTCACGCTGATCGGCGTCGGCGTCGCCGGCGGTCTCGTGGTCCTGGCGCTGAAGCAGGGCGAGCCCTACGGCCCCTGGCTGGCGCTGCTGTTCGTGCTGGCGCCGGCGACGGCGATCCTGCACTGGCTCGAATCCTGGGTGTCGCACGACGTCGCCTTCCGCCTGCTGTCGGAAATGCGGATCGCGCTGTTCGCCAAGATCGACCGGCTGGCGCCGGCCTGGCTGGTGCGGCGGCGGACCGGCGACCTCGTCGGCATGGCGACCCACGACGTCGAGCTGATCGAATATTTCTTCGCCCACACCATCGCACCGGCCTTCGTCGCGGTGCTCGTCCCGGGCGCCGTGCTGGCGACCCTGCTGCTCAGCGGCTGGCAGCTGGCCGCCGTCCTGCTGCCGTTCCTGCTCCTCGTCGGCGCCACGCCGTTCCTCGCGCGGCGGCGGCTCGACCGGGCGGGTGCGGGCTCCCGCGCCGCCCTCGCCGGCCTCAACGCCCACGCGATCGACGGCATCCAGGGCATGGCCGAGGTCGTCGCCTACGGCCAGCAGGCGGCGCGCGGTGACGCCCTCGACCGCCTCGGCGACGCCTATTATCGCGCGCGCCTGCCCTTCTTCCGCGACCTCGCCGTCCAGAAGGCGGTGCTCGACGCGGCGATCGGCCTGGGCGGCCTCGCGGTGGTGGCCGTCGGCGCGATGCTGGTCACCGCCGGCACCTTGGAGGCGGCGATGCTGCCGCTGCTGGCGATCCTGGCGATGGCCGCCTTCCTGCCGGTCGCGGAGATCGCCGAGATCGGCCGGCGCCTCGCCGACACCATCGCCGCCACCCGGCGCGTCCACGGCATCCACGCCGAGCCCGTGCCGGTGCAGGACGGCCCCGGCGTCGGCGAGGACGCGATCGACTCCGCCGCCCCGGCCGTCGCCATGCGCGGCGTCACCTTCACCTATCCGGGCCGCACGCGGCCGGCGCTGCAGGACGTCGGCTTCGCGGCCCCGGCCGGCGCCACGGTCGCCATCGTCGGTCCCTCGGGCGCGGGCAAGAGCACCATCGCGCAGCTGCTGCTGCGCTTCTGGGACCCCGAGGCGGGCACGGTCAGCGTGAACGGCCGCGACGCCAGGGACTGGACGCTCGATGCCCTGCGCCGGCGCATCGCGCTGGTCGCTCAGGACACCTACCTCTTCAACGACACCCTGCGCGGCAACATCGCCATCGCCCGACCCGACGCCAGCGAGGCCGAACTGATGGCGGCCATCGACCATGCCGCCCTGTCGGAGTTCGTCGCGGCACTGCCGCGCGGCCTCGACACCATGGTGGGCGAGCGCGGCACGCAGCTCTCGGGGGGCCAGCGCCAGCGCGTCGCCATCGCCCGCGCCTTCCTGAAGGATGCGCCGATCCTGGTCCTCGACGAGGCGACCTCGCACCTCGACGCGCTCAGCGAGATCCAGGTCCGCAAGGCGCTCGACCGGCTGATGGCGGACCGCACGACGCTGGTCATCGCGCACCGCCTGTCGACCGTCCGCAATGCCGACCTGATCCTGGTGATGGACGACGGCCGGCTGGTCGAGCAGGGGACGCACGCCGCCCTGCTCGCCCGCAATGGCCTCTACGCGCACCTGGTCGCGCGCCAGATGGCGGGTGCCGCCGCCTGATCAGTCGAAGGCGGCGAGGCAGCCCGTCGCGCCGAGCACGTCGCGGACCCGGCGGGCCGGCTCTCCCTCCAGGGCGGCGTACTCGTCGCGCAGCCATTGCAGGCACTTCGCCTGATAGCCGAAGGGCGCCTGCTCGTAGCGCCCGCCCGGCAGGTCGAGGCCGAAGCCCGCCTCCCCGGCATCCGCCGCCCGCGCATTGGCCAGCAGGAACGGCAGATAGACCTCGCCGGCATGCTTCAGAAGGTCGATCACCACCGCCGGCAACGGCGCCGCCGGATCGATCCAGCTGCCCTCCATGCCCGACGCGTCGTCGAGCTGGCGCAGCCAGTGCTCGACCATCGGCGCCGTGGTCTGGATCAGGCGCCCCGGCGTCGGATCGGTGTCCAGCGTCTTCAGCTGGCCGAACAGGCCGAAATCGGCGAGGGCCGGCCGGCTGCCGAACAGGAAGCGGCCGTGCCCCACATGCGCCTCCAAGATCGCCAGCACCCGCCGCAGGCTCTCCTTGATGACGGGCGCGTTCTCCGGCGTGCAGCCGACCAGTGGCATGCGGCCGACCTGACGGTCGCGGATCGCCCGGACCGCCTCCTCGAACGCCTCCCCCGACAGGTCGGGCCGCGAATCGGCGATGATCCAGCGGCTGCAATAGGCCTGGTCCTCGGGCGCCTCCCAGCGATAGAGGAACATCGCCTTGGTCACCCACTCGTCGGCCATGTCCTCGATCAGGTGGCTGAGAAAGGCGAGCCCGGGATCCTCCGGAACGATGCCGCGCCCGTCCGGATGGCGCCGCTCCAATTCGTAGGCGATCGGCGTCGAATCCAGGAGATAGCGCCCGTCCTCGGGCAGGCGCAGCGCTGGCACGAGCTGGACCTTCAGGCCGGCCATCTCCGCCCGGACCGCGGGCGTCCGCAGGACCCAGTCGAACGGCAGGCGCCGGTAGCGCATGATGGATCGCAACTTGACTGAATAGGGCGACCCGTTGGAGCCGACGAGACGATAGCGCATGCTCATTCCTTCCGGACATGCCGCGGGAGGACCGAATCGTCTGGCCCGGCCGCACTCTCCCCGCGGCGACATCGCGGGACGCTAGCGGGCCGCGGCGTGGCCGGCAACGGCCCGCCCCGAGGTGACTCGGGTGGTGCGGGGCTCCCTTGTCCTCTCCGGCCTTAGCCCGGAGAATGGCGCCATGGAGGAAACGATGAGTTTCATGTCACTACTCGACAGCTTCACGAAGGCGGTCGAATCCGGAAACGGCGAGCGGCTCGGCGCCCTGTTCTCACCCGACGGCGTCTATCACGACACGTTCTACGGGGCCTTCACCGGCCCGACGGCGATCGCCGGAATGCTCGAAGGACATTTCTGGCGGGATGCGCACGACTTCC contains the following coding sequences:
- a CDS encoding class I SAM-dependent methyltransferase, with product MSVLQADPASFRDPGGRVFLQGPRVLRAVMRPNAAAYEAAHATDLYERLAADGLLLPSREIALDDLAPHADSAVHALEHPRIPFVSYPYEWSFSVHRAAALLHLDLHLAALKSGFTLSDATAYNVQFEGTKPVFIDHLSLRPYRDGEFWTGHRQFCMQFLNPLLFWSAFGSAPNAWFRGSLDGIAPEDIAPLLPLRRKLSWTVFSHVVAQASLQRRAIGRKPSRAGLHQGRLPKAAFEGLLSGLRNHIAGLKPPSGRTVWSDYAGANSYSDAQAAEKRRFVQEMVAAVRPGMLFDLGCNSGDYSAAALDAGAGYVVGFDYDHAALDRAFDRFGREGRPFLPLWLDAANPSPSQGWAQAERRGLRQRGPADALVALAFIHHIAIGRNVPLPMALDWLMDLAPVGVVEFPPKTDPMVQRLLALREDIFPDYNEDAFLAALGARARIVSSHHLSANGRLLVWYDRRP
- the cydC gene encoding thiol reductant ABC exporter subunit CydC, with protein sequence MYFDARLWAFTAGLRGRIALTVLIGVLAAATGIARLALLGWLIGRIYAGAPTGELAGIGAAIVAVIAARGVLMYLKETTAHATAALVQRALRRRLHDHLAVLGPGYVGQERSGDVALSLVDGVEQLEVYFGGYLPQLAIAALTPLLLFAFLAFLDLPVAAVILIAALATLLAPTVFHRWNRRFALRRRTAYGSFASDFLDAIQGLGTLKAFGQSAPRAAALAERARDVFRTTMWVLASNAATHGITVAGIALGTATALALGAHRVAAGEMDLAVLLVIVMLGTEAFRPLRELSNLLHYGMVGLSATEGIARLLDAKPEVADPPAPARLAEPFEPTVAFEDVSFAYPGGRRAAHDALSFRVAAGERVAIVGASGAGKSSILRLLLRLYDPQGGSIRLGGVDLRALALADIRARIAVVSQDTVLFHGTVEENIRLGRPDASWAEVEAAARAANAHGFVSDLPQGYATLVGERGVRLSGGQRQRIAIARALLRDAPILVLDEALSAVDAENEWIIQEALDRLMRDRTTLIFAHRLSSVIGADRILVLDRGRIVETGTHGDLMRAGGVYATLMAEQAAEARGADSGSVRAPLADLPTAARQEPEETETDSILAAHDMGTLAVFRELLRLVAPWKGKLIGALVLGILRVVTLIGVGVAGGLVVLALKQGEPYGPWLALLFVLAPATAILHWLESWVSHDVAFRLLSEMRIALFAKIDRLAPAWLVRRRTGDLVGMATHDVELIEYFFAHTIAPAFVAVLVPGAVLATLLLSGWQLAAVLLPFLLLVGATPFLARRRLDRAGAGSRAALAGLNAHAIDGIQGMAEVVAYGQQAARGDALDRLGDAYYRARLPFFRDLAVQKAVLDAAIGLGGLAVVAVGAMLVTAGTLEAAMLPLLAILAMAAFLPVAEIAEIGRRLADTIAATRRVHGIHAEPVPVQDGPGVGEDAIDSAAPAVAMRGVTFTYPGRTRPALQDVGFAAPAGATVAIVGPSGAGKSTIAQLLLRFWDPEAGTVSVNGRDARDWTLDALRRRIALVAQDTYLFNDTLRGNIAIARPDASEAELMAAIDHAALSEFVAALPRGLDTMVGERGTQLSGGQRQRVAIARAFLKDAPILVLDEATSHLDALSEIQVRKALDRLMADRTTLVIAHRLSTVRNADLILVMDDGRLVEQGTHAALLARNGLYAHLVARQMAGAAA
- a CDS encoding glutathione S-transferase family protein: MRYRLVGSNGSPYSVKLRSIMRYRRLPFDWVLRTPAVRAEMAGLKVQLVPALRLPEDGRYLLDSTPIAYELERRHPDGRGIVPEDPGLAFLSHLIEDMADEWVTKAMFLYRWEAPEDQAYCSRWIIADSRPDLSGEAFEEAVRAIRDRQVGRMPLVGCTPENAPVIKESLRRVLAILEAHVGHGRFLFGSRPALADFGLFGQLKTLDTDPTPGRLIQTTAPMVEHWLRQLDDASGMEGSWIDPAAPLPAVVIDLLKHAGEVYLPFLLANARAADAGEAGFGLDLPGGRYEQAPFGYQAKCLQWLRDEYAALEGEPARRVRDVLGATGCLAAFD